A single Macadamia integrifolia cultivar HAES 741 unplaced genomic scaffold, SCU_Mint_v3 scaffold2901, whole genome shotgun sequence DNA region contains:
- the LOC122067434 gene encoding uncharacterized protein LOC122067434, translated as MMFRTVPITRAVDLASRPEVILSMTTIEGLAMSSTTMVSLLHFSVERPFTLGSPPIAYLNVRGEQWREAKTVSALVLLLPPTFVPDGRRQREEISEERSQNPYLNFRKTHLRQAFFSFFFFLQTEFLEFPRQREEISEENPPEPISELPKNPSQARSDLVLHLPPTSVPDGRRQREEISEERSQNPLPSFRKTHLRSSLLSTLPSASFWPGSSWITSSFV; from the exons ATGATGTTTCGTACTGTTCCCATCACTAGAGCTGTTGACCTTGCATCTAGGCCAGAGGTTATCTTATCCATGACTACAATCGAAGGGTTGGCAATGAGTTCAACTACGATGGTTAGCCTCTTGCACTTCTCTGTTGAGAGACCATTTACACTTGGCAGCCCACCAATTGCTTACCTCAATGTT AGAGGAGAGCAGTGGAGAGAAGCCAAAACCGTCTCAGctctcgttcttcttcttcctccaaccttCGTTCCTGACGGTCGGcgacagagagaggagatcAGCGAGGAGAGAAGCCAGAACCCATATCTGAActtccgaaaaacccatctcaggCAAGCAttcttctcgttcttcttcttcctccaaacggagtttctggaatttccgcgacagagagaggagatcAGCGAGGAGAACCCGCCAGAACCCATATCTGAActtccgaaaaacccatctcag gcaagaagtgatctcgttcttcatcttcctccaaCCTCCGTTCCCGACGGTCGGcgacagagagaggagatcAGCGAGGAGAGAAGCCAGAACCCACTTCCCTccttccgaaaaacccatctcaggTCTTCATTGCTATCTACTTTGCCTTCGGCTTCGTTTTGGCCAGGTTCTTCCTGGATAACTTCATCTTTCGT